Part of the Methylomonas rapida genome is shown below.
GCGAGCTGTCGCGGACCGTTCGCGATCTGCGCGCCTCCGGCGTGCGGGTCATTCGGCAATTGCCCGGTCAAACAGGCGGCCCCGAGCAATTGGGTTGTAACGCCGTATTGGAAAAACAAGATCAACAGTGGGTCGTCAGACCATTGGCTAGTCGTTAAAGCATTCATTCAAGGTTGGAAAAAGATATGGGAAAAAATGTTGTGGTTATCGGCACACAATGGGGTGACGAAGGTAAAGGCAAACTGGTCGACCTGCTGACCGAGCAGGCCGCGGCGGTCGTGCGTTTTCAAGGTGGCCACAATGCCGGTCATACGCTGGTGATCAATGGCGAAAAAACTGTCTTACATTTGATTCCGTCGGGCGTATTGCGCGAGGGTGTGCAATGCATGATCGGTAACGGCGTGGTGTTGTGCCCGCAGGCTTTGTTAAAAGAAATCAACATTCTGGAAAATTCCGGCGTACCGGTACGTGATCGGCTGAAAATCAGCGAAGCCTGCGCCTTGATTCTGCCGGTGCATGTCGCGATCGACCAAGCCCGGGAAAAGGCGCGTGGCGACAAAGCGATCGGTACCACGGGTCGCGGTATAGGCCCCGCTTACGAAGATAAAGTAGCCAGACGTGGCCTACGTGCCGGCGACCTGCGTAACACGGAAGAATTTGCCAAGCGCCTGAAAGAGTTGGTCGATTACCATAACTTCATGCTGGTCAATTATTACCATGTAGACCCTGTCAATTACGAAGAAATTTTGCAAACCACGCTGGAATTGGGCGAACACATCAAACCGATGTTGACCGATGTCGGCGAAGAGTTACAGGCTCACCAATCCCAGGGCCATAACATCCTGTTCGAAGGTGCACAGGGCGCGCTGCTGGACATCGACCACGGCACTTATCCTTATGTCACATCATCGAATACCACGGCGGGTGGCGCAGCGACTGGCGCCGGGGTTGGGCCATTGGCCATCGATTATGTGTTGGGTATCACCAAGGCTTATTCAACCCGCGTTGGCAACGGTCCATTCCCTACCGAACTGGAAGACGGCAATGGCGACCATCTGGGCGTCAAAGGGCATGAATTTGGTGCCACCACCGGTCGTAAACGCCGTTGTGGCTGGTTCGACGCGGTGTCGATGCGTAAATCGGCCCAGTTGAACAGCTTGAGCGGCATCTGCCTGACCAAACTGGACGTGTTGGACGGCCTGGAAAAAATCGGTATCTGTACGGCCTACAAAATCAATGGCCAACTCACCGAGATCGCCCCGTTGGGCGCGGATCAATATGCGGCCTGCGAAGCGGTCATCGAGGAAATGCCCGGCTGGACGGGAACCACGGCTGGTATAACCGAGTTCGACCAGTTACCGGAAAACGCCAAGGCCTATATCGCGCGCATAGAAGAATTGGTCGGTGTCAAGGTCACGATTCTTTCCACCGGCCCGGATCGCAACGAGACCATCGTGCTGGAAAGTCCGTTTGCCTAAAATAACGCTCGAGCATGGACGCAGACTGTTGTGTGCATGCTCGTTTATAAGTATTCTCCGAAATTGACAACTGTCAGTAATAACAGTACCTTAGCCCGCTTTGCTTACACGTCGTCTTCAATCCTGAATCTCAAGAGTCATTAATGGAAGAATTTCATCGCATCAGTCGTCTCCCGCCGTATGTCTTTAATATCGTCAATGAGCTGAAAGCCAAGGCGCGAGCCGAGGGCGAGGATATTATCGATTTGGGCATGGGCAATCCCGACCAGCCGACCCCGCCGCATATTTTGAACAAGATGATCGAAGTGGCGCAGCGTGGCGAAACCCATCGCTATTCGGTTTCCAAAGGCATACCCCGCCTGCGCAGGGCCATTTGCACCTGGTACAAGAACCGCTTCGACGTCGATCTGGATTACAACACCGAAGCCATCGTCACGATTGGCTCTAAAGAAGGTTTGTCTCACTTGGCCTTGGCGACCCTTGGGCCGGGCGACGTGGTATTGGTGCCGAATCCGGCTTATCCTATCCACCCTTATGGCGTCGTGATTGCCGGCGCCGATATTCGTCATGTGCCGTTGACGCCTGGGGTAGATTTCTTCGAAGAGTTGCGCAAGGGCATCGCCGAATGCTGGCCCAAGCCGAAGATGCTGATCCTGAATTTCCCCGGCAATCCGACGTGCCAGTGCGTCGAATTGGATTTCTTCGAAAAAGTGGTCGCGATCTGCAAGGAGCACAATATCTGGATCGTGCACGACATCGCCTATGCCGACATCGTCTTCGACGGCTACGTGGCGCCGTCCATCCTGCAAGTACCGGGGGCCAAGGACATCGCAGTGGAATTTTTCTCGATGTCGAAAAGTTACAACATGCCGGGCTGGCGGGTCGGCTTCATGTGCGGCAATCCGACTTTGGTCGCGGCTCTGACCCGCATCAAATCCTATATGGACTATGGCACCTTCACGCCGATCCAGGTCGCAGCGATTACCGCGCTGGAAGGGCCGCAGGATTGCGTCAAGGAAATCTGCGAAATGTACCGGGTACGCCGCGACGTGCTTTGTGATGGCCTGAATGGCATGGGCTGGCATGTGGAAAAACCCAAAGCCACGATGTTCGTGTGGGCGCCGATTCCGGATGCCTATAAGGAAATGGGTTCCATCGAGTTTTCCAAAAAATTGATCATCGATGCCAAGGTGGCCGTGTCGCCGGGTATCGGTTTTGGGCAATATGGCGACGACCATATCCGCTTCAGCCTGATCGAAAACGAACACAGGACCCGTCAGGCCTTGCGCAGCATCCGTAATATGCTGAAGAAAGACAACGTTATATAATTACGAGTATTTTGGGTTTAACGCTAGGAGTCGGGTTTGAAGCCAGTAAGAGTGGGTGTTTTGGGATTGGGGACCGTCGGCGGTGGTACCGTCAACGTATTGAAAAGGAATGCCGAGGAAATTGCCCGCCGGGCCGGTCGGGAAATCGTGGTCAGCCGGGCTTCGGCGCGCAATCTCACCCAACGGCGCATCTGCGATACCCAAGGCATTGCCTTG
Proteins encoded:
- a CDS encoding adenylosuccinate synthase, with the translated sequence MGKNVVVIGTQWGDEGKGKLVDLLTEQAAAVVRFQGGHNAGHTLVINGEKTVLHLIPSGVLREGVQCMIGNGVVLCPQALLKEINILENSGVPVRDRLKISEACALILPVHVAIDQAREKARGDKAIGTTGRGIGPAYEDKVARRGLRAGDLRNTEEFAKRLKELVDYHNFMLVNYYHVDPVNYEEILQTTLELGEHIKPMLTDVGEELQAHQSQGHNILFEGAQGALLDIDHGTYPYVTSSNTTAGGAATGAGVGPLAIDYVLGITKAYSTRVGNGPFPTELEDGNGDHLGVKGHEFGATTGRKRRCGWFDAVSMRKSAQLNSLSGICLTKLDVLDGLEKIGICTAYKINGQLTEIAPLGADQYAACEAVIEEMPGWTGTTAGITEFDQLPENAKAYIARIEELVGVKVTILSTGPDRNETIVLESPFA
- the alaC gene encoding alanine transaminase codes for the protein MEEFHRISRLPPYVFNIVNELKAKARAEGEDIIDLGMGNPDQPTPPHILNKMIEVAQRGETHRYSVSKGIPRLRRAICTWYKNRFDVDLDYNTEAIVTIGSKEGLSHLALATLGPGDVVLVPNPAYPIHPYGVVIAGADIRHVPLTPGVDFFEELRKGIAECWPKPKMLILNFPGNPTCQCVELDFFEKVVAICKEHNIWIVHDIAYADIVFDGYVAPSILQVPGAKDIAVEFFSMSKSYNMPGWRVGFMCGNPTLVAALTRIKSYMDYGTFTPIQVAAITALEGPQDCVKEICEMYRVRRDVLCDGLNGMGWHVEKPKATMFVWAPIPDAYKEMGSIEFSKKLIIDAKVAVSPGIGFGQYGDDHIRFSLIENEHRTRQALRSIRNMLKKDNVI